The following are encoded in a window of Platichthys flesus chromosome 11, fPlaFle2.1, whole genome shotgun sequence genomic DNA:
- the LOC133965260 gene encoding cytochrome b5 reductase 4, whose product MSEETRRDSEEEDDSDSDSESSGNGSSFTASLSSFISGFLRHWDCLRSVSNMLNIPTQAFPAPSSQQRVSAAGQSGRSKVALKPGHSLMDWVRFAKSGKDLTGLRGRLIEVTQEELQKHNTKNDCWTCIRGMVYNITPYMDYHPGGEEELMKAAGIDGTDLFDQVHRWVNYESMLKECLVGRMATKTAIKAIIPPPPLTGLAPPTSLAPPSDKDSRPRYDWFQTDATAHLVIYAKRKIPSSGCTTVDLKAGVLRLEALLGKMSYMIHLRLTDEVEENVSVHSAFSVGKIQVTLRKRSQGKWTSLGQPLEFHNSFLYKKDRAPFYRDCVLVSKTEVNHNTHVFRLQLPRGTVMHVPVGKHVYLKGLIQESEVVRPYTPVDENLAAASQRSSQDSDLYLMIKVYPDGVFTQHLNNMHTGDHVSTSGPEGTFTARPLRDVTHLYLLAAGTGFTPMARLIQLAQDVDTIRKTKLLFFNRREEDIFWRSDLDDLAANNERFQVEYVLSDPCESWSGRTGRVDESMLQDFLNRPDGSKSYVCVCGPSAFTELTMGLLKQQGFSEAELHAFCG is encoded by the exons ATGTCAGAGGAAACCCGAAGAgattcagaggaggaggacgattctgacagtgacagtgagtcAAGTGGAAACGGTTCATCTTTCACTgcttctctcagcagcttcatctCAG GGTTTCTCCGGCACTGGGACTGTCTCCGAAGCGTTTCCAACATGTTGAACATCCCGACCCAGGCGTTCCCTGCGCCGAGCTCCCAGCAGCGGGTGTCAGCCGCCGGTCAGTCCGGGAGGAGCAAG GTGGCCTTGAAGCCCGGTCACAGTCTCATGGACTGGGTCCGGTTCGCCAAGAGTGGTAAAGATCTGACAGGGCTCAGAGGACGTCTGATCGAAGTGACCCAGGAGGAGCTTCAGAAACACAACACGAAGAATGACTGCTGGACATGCATTCGAG GTATGGTGTACAACATCACCCCCTACATGGATTACCACCCTGGTGGAGAAGAGGAGCTTATGAAGGCAGCTGGGATCGATGGCACAGACCTCTTTGATCAG GTTCATCGTTGGGTGAACTATGAGTCCATGCTGAAAGAGTGCCTGGTGGGCAGGATGGCCACTAAAACTGCAAttaaag ccatcatccctcctccaccactgactGGCCTCGCCCCACCTACATCACTGGCCCCTCCCTCCGACAAAGACTCCCGACCTCG GTACGACTGGTTCCAAACTGACGCGACTGCTCATCTAGTCATTTATGCCAAAAGAAAG ATCCCAAGCTCAGGCTGCACCACTGTTGACCTCAAAGCGGGTGTTCTACGACTGGAAGCACTGCTGGGCAAAATGTCCTACATGATACATTTAC GTCTCACTGATGAAGTTGAGGAAAATGTTTCTG TCCACAGTGCTTTCTCCGTGGGAAAGATCCAGGTCACGTTACGGAAACGGTCTCAAGGCAAATGGACAAGTCTCGGTCAACCACTTGAATTCCACAACTCCTTTCTATACAAAAAAGACAGAG CTCCCTTTTACCGGgattgtgtgttggtgtctaAGACTGAGGTGAACCACAACACCCATGTGTTCAGACTGCAACTCCCACGTGGGACTGTCATGCACGTGCCTGTTGGAAAACATGTCTACCTCAAAGGCCTCATTCAAG AAAGCGAGGTGGTGAGGCCGTACACTCCAGTAGATGAGAACCTGGCAGCAGCCTCCCAGCGCTCCTCACAGGACTCAGATCTCTACCTCATGATCAAAGTTTACCCCGATGGAGTGTTCACTCAACACCTCAACAACATGCACACTG GAGACCATGTATCCACTAGTGGTCCAGAGGGGACCTTCACTGCCCGCCCCCTCCGTGATGTCACACACCTCTACCTACTAGCAGCAGGCACAGGATTCACCCCGATGGCTCGACTCATCCAACTGGCCCAGGACGTCGACACCATCAG aAAAACCAAGCTTCTCTTTTTTAACCGGCGGGAGGAGGACATATTTTGGCGCAGTGACCTGGATGACCTGGCTGCTAACAATGAGAG gTTTCAGGTGGAGTACGTCCTCTCTGATCCCTGTGAGAGCTGGTCTGGCAGGACAGGTCGAGTTGATGAGTCCATGCTTCAGGATTTCCTCAACAGGCCTGATGGATCCAAAagctacgtgtgtgtgtgtggcccctCTGCCTTCACAGAACTCACCATGGG gtTGTTGAAGCAGCAGGGCTTCAGTGAAGCGGAGCTCCACGCATTCTGCGGCTGA